The sequence CCGGCTTTCGCCGGGACAAGCTTCGCGGGGGTGGCGGCTTACGGGCATGCAGACATCTGTTAGCGCCGGATTAGGGGATCGACTGCCGACTTGCGCCGTCGAGGGGAGTGCGCCAGAGTACGCCGTTGCGGCCACACCGGTCGCGGAGAATAGAGGGTTCGGAGGGACGAATCATGCGTGGAACTCTAACGGCGCTGGCATTGGCGTTCGCGGCTTCGACGGTCGCGGCGGGTCCGGCAGAAGGGAAGAATCCAGTGGTCCTGATTTCGACATCGTTGGGCGACATCAAGGTGGAGTTGTACGAAGACAAGGCACCGATCACGGTCAAGAATTTCCTCGCCTACGTGAACGACAAGTCCTACGACGGCACCATCTTCCACCGGGTCATCCCCGCCTTCATGATCCAGGGGGGCGGTTTCGACCAGAGCATGACCCAGAAGCCGACCAAGCCGCCGATCAAGAACGAGGCGAGCAACGGTCTCAAGAACGACAACGGCACGATCGCCATGGCGCGCACCGGGGTCGTCGACAGCGCCACGAGCCAGTTCTTCATCAACACCAAGGACAACGCCTTCCTGAACCACCGGGACGACACCCCGCAGGGCTACGGTTATGCCGTGTTCGGCAAGGTGATCGGCGGGATGGACGTTGTGCAGAAGATCGAGAAGGTCGCGACCACGAACCGCGGCGGGCACCAGAACGTGCCGTCAGAGCCGGTGGTGATCAAGTCGATAACGGTGGCGCAACAGTGAGGAGGCGCCGGCGGCCGGCGATCGGCGGTCGGCCGGCGGCGGCGCGGGGCGCGGAAGTGCCGGCGGCCGGTCGTTGATTCGGCCCATGCAGATCGGTCTCGTCTTCGATCTCGACGGTGTGCTCATCGACTCGGAGGGGCTGCAGCACCGTGCATACGGCGCGATCCTCGAGCGGTACGGCGTGAGGGTCGACAAAGCCGAATACGCGGACCGCTGGATCCGTACGGGGACGGGTCCCGAGTATGCCGTCGCCAGGTACGGCCTGCCGATCTCGGCGGAGGAGTTGCGCGCCATGAAAGCGCCGATTTATCACGAGATCCTGCGTGCGGAGGCGCGGTTGATGCCCGGTGTCGAGGCGGCGCTGGATCGCCTGCGCGTGCGCTTCCCGCTGGCGGTGGCTACCAACTCGGGTGCGCCCGACACCGATTACGTGCTCGATCGGTTCGGGCTGCGGGGGGCATTTGCGGCGGTGATAACACGCGAGCGCTACGTCCATCCGAAGCCCGCCCCGGACTGTATCGTCGCCGCCGCGGAAGCGCTTGGCGTCGCACCTGCGGCCTGCGCGGTGATCGAGGACTCGCAGCGCGGGGTCGGTGCGGCGCATCGTGCCGGTGCGACGGCGATTGCCGTGCCGAACGAATACACGGACAAGAGCGACTTCAGCTTTGCGGCGGCTATTCTCGGCAGCCTGGACGAACTGACGGTCCCGCTCGTCGAGGCGCTGGTTCCTCGGCGAGGCGGGCGGCCGCCTCGGTAGGCGGCCGCGCCGGCGCCGTTATCTGACAGCCACCGCCTGCTGCACCAGTTCGACGTCGATGATGACATCGACGTCGTTGCCGACGACGAGGCCGCCGTTATCCATCACCTTGCTGAAATTGACGCCGAAGTCCTTCCGGTTGAGGCGCGTCTTGGCGACGCCGCCGATCTTGTTATTGCCGAAGGGGTCCTTCAGCGGGTTGGGGGAGCCCTCGACTTCGAGCGTTACCTCTTTCGTCACGCCGCGCAGGGTCAGGTCGCCGAGAACGGTGTAGCGGTCGTTGGCGACTTTGACGATTTTTTTCGACTTGAAGGTAATGGTCGGGTACTTCGCGGTATCCAGGAAATCGGGCTCGCGCAGGTGCTGGTCGCGTTTGGCATCGCGGGTATCGATGCCGTTGGCGTCGATGGTTGCCTCGATGGTCGACCCGGTTACATCCTGTTCGTTCAGGTTGAGGGTTCCGCTGACCTTGCCGAGGTGGCCGCGGACTGTGGAGATCACCATGTGCTTCACGGCGAACTGGACATTGGTGTGGCTGGGGTCGATCACCCAGGTGCCGGCGTGCGCCCCGCCGGCGGTCAATGTTGCGGCCAGCGTGGCAATCCCGATCGGTATCAGTCGCATGTCTACGTTCCTCCGTAAGTTGTTGGCCCGAGTTCCATCCGGGACCCTGCGTGTCGGTGCCCGACAGTGAACCGGAGGACGGCGGTCATGGCAAGACGGTGGTGCAATTCCGCGCACGGCCGAGACATTCATTTTCTCGGAGTCGGTATCGCTGTCGGTATCGGTATCGATCCCTCCACGACGAACTCGGCTCGGTGGAACGTAAAGCGCCGCTTGCGAAACAGGTCCTTCTTGGACAGCTCCACGTGCTGCCGGGTGGCGGTACACACCCAGGTACTGGGTGCGCTCGGCTTGCGGCGCGCGAACGCCGGGGCAAAGAGCCCGATGTTGGTACCGCGTGCGGGATCGCGTGCCGAGACGTAGAGGAACGCTTCGACGCCGGCCTCGCGCATCTCGCGCCCCAGAGGCTGCGACACGGCGTAGCTCGTCTTCGACGAAATCTGCGCTTCGTGCGCGGCGAACGGTGGGACGGTGAGGTCGACGCCCCTGTTCGTCCGCACCGCGGCCGCGAAGGCGGAGAGTTCCACCGTCACCGTCCCAAGATCCGCCGCGGTGCCTTCGAGGAAGACGAGCCGGTAGTAGGCTACCTCGGCGAAGGCCGCCGGCAGGGTGCGCGCTCCGTACCAGATCCCGCGTTCCGTGCGCGTGCCGAATCGCGATCCGTGGGGGAGCGGCGGATGGCGAAACGGCGTGGAGAGCAGGAAGTGCAGGCGAGCGAAAGCGCGGTCGGACGGGAGCGGTGGCTTGACGATCTCGATGAGTTGCTCCAACAGCTCCTGCTCGGCATCGGAGTCGACCAGTCGCCGCGTCGAGGTGACGAACTGCGACTCGACCACCCGCCAGGCCGCCAGCGACAGGGCCGTGACCCTAGAGCTTCCCGCGCATCGCGTCCAGATACTCTGCGACATGCACCAGGCCCTCGACGCGCTGGACGCGA comes from Candidatus Binatia bacterium and encodes:
- a CDS encoding HAD family phosphatase produces the protein MQIGLVFDLDGVLIDSEGLQHRAYGAILERYGVRVDKAEYADRWIRTGTGPEYAVARYGLPISAEELRAMKAPIYHEILRAEARLMPGVEAALDRLRVRFPLAVATNSGAPDTDYVLDRFGLRGAFAAVITRERYVHPKPAPDCIVAAAEALGVAPAACAVIEDSQRGVGAAHRAGATAIAVPNEYTDKSDFSFAAAILGSLDELTVPLVEALVPRRGGRPPR
- a CDS encoding peptidyl-prolyl cis-trans isomerase; this translates as MRGTLTALALAFAASTVAAGPAEGKNPVVLISTSLGDIKVELYEDKAPITVKNFLAYVNDKSYDGTIFHRVIPAFMIQGGGFDQSMTQKPTKPPIKNEASNGLKNDNGTIAMARTGVVDSATSQFFINTKDNAFLNHRDDTPQGYGYAVFGKVIGGMDVVQKIEKVATTNRGGHQNVPSEPVVIKSITVAQQ
- a CDS encoding YceI family protein, whose amino-acid sequence is MRLIPIGIATLAATLTAGGAHAGTWVIDPSHTNVQFAVKHMVISTVRGHLGKVSGTLNLNEQDVTGSTIEATIDANGIDTRDAKRDQHLREPDFLDTAKYPTITFKSKKIVKVANDRYTVLGDLTLRGVTKEVTLEVEGSPNPLKDPFGNNKIGGVAKTRLNRKDFGVNFSKVMDNGGLVVGNDVDVIIDVELVQQAVAVR
- a CDS encoding RES family NAD+ phosphorylase, whose protein sequence is MSQSIWTRCAGSSRVTALSLAAWRVVESQFVTSTRRLVDSDAEQELLEQLIEIVKPPLPSDRAFARLHFLLSTPFRHPPLPHGSRFGTRTERGIWYGARTLPAAFAEVAYYRLVFLEGTAADLGTVTVELSAFAAAVRTNRGVDLTVPPFAAHEAQISSKTSYAVSQPLGREMREAGVEAFLYVSARDPARGTNIGLFAPAFARRKPSAPSTWVCTATRQHVELSKKDLFRKRRFTFHRAEFVVEGSIPIPTAIPTPRK